From Pseudomonas sp. StFLB209, a single genomic window includes:
- the rpmB gene encoding 50S ribosomal protein L28: protein MSRVCQVTGKGPVTGNNISHANNKTRRRFLPNLQHHRFWVESEKRFVRLRVSAKGMRIIDKRGIEAVLADLRRDGKV, encoded by the coding sequence ATGTCGAGAGTCTGTCAAGTTACCGGTAAGGGTCCGGTAACCGGGAATAACATTTCCCACGCAAACAACAAAACCCGTCGTCGTTTCCTGCCAAACCTGCAGCATCACCGCTTCTGGGTTGAAAGCGAGAAGCGTTTTGTCCGTCTGCGCGTTTCCGCCAAGGGCATGCGTATCATCGACAAGCGTGGCATTGAGGCCGTTCTGGCTGATCTGCGCCGCGATGGCAAGGTTTAA
- a CDS encoding DUF3800 domain-containing protein, with the protein MNETFNIYCDESCHLENDGQRAMVLGAVWCPEAKRLEIARRLREIKSRHKLPRDFEIKWTKVGSAKLQFYLDCIDYFFDDDDLHFRALVVADKACLNHRQYRQSHDDWYYKIYFSMLKTIFDPDAGYHVYIDIKDTLGHEKVTRLHEALAHNAYDFSRKVIRRVQRIHSHEAEQLQLADLLIGALSYLHRGLCGSEAKQRLIARIRERSRYNLKQNTLLRESKFNLFFWSGSQDL; encoded by the coding sequence ATGAACGAAACCTTCAATATCTATTGTGACGAATCCTGCCACCTGGAGAATGACGGTCAGCGCGCCATGGTGCTGGGCGCTGTCTGGTGTCCAGAGGCAAAACGCCTGGAGATCGCCCGGCGTCTACGTGAAATCAAATCAAGACATAAACTGCCCCGCGATTTCGAAATCAAGTGGACCAAGGTGGGCTCCGCCAAACTACAGTTCTACCTGGACTGTATCGACTATTTTTTTGACGATGACGATCTGCACTTTCGTGCGTTGGTTGTTGCCGACAAGGCTTGTCTCAACCACCGGCAGTACCGGCAAAGCCATGACGACTGGTACTACAAGATTTATTTCTCGATGCTCAAGACCATCTTCGACCCAGACGCTGGATACCATGTCTACATCGATATCAAAGACACATTAGGGCATGAGAAGGTCACCAGACTCCACGAGGCGCTGGCCCACAACGCCTATGACTTTTCTCGCAAGGTAATCCGCCGTGTACAGCGCATTCACTCTCATGAGGCAGAACAATTGCAGTTGGCCGACTTGCTCATTGGCGCGCTGTCCTACCTGCATCGCGGACTGTGTGGCAGCGAAGCCAAGCAGCGACTGATTGCGCGAATTCGCGAGCGTAGCCGCTATAACCTGAAGCAGAACACGTTGCTGCGTGAGTCCAAGTTCAACCTGTTCTTCTGGAGCGGGAGCCAAGACTTATGA
- a CDS encoding cupin domain-containing protein, giving the protein MDIQSIVDFSEAGTQPERYRPAPPKILKGDPQQTVYNHYDSPCSQFSAGVWEGEPGQWAVSYTEHEYCEIVHGVSVLRDEQGQGKTLRAGDRFVIPAGFKGTWEVLESCRKIYVIFEAKI; this is encoded by the coding sequence ATGGACATTCAAAGCATCGTCGACTTCAGCGAAGCCGGCACCCAGCCTGAGCGCTACCGCCCCGCGCCGCCAAAGATCCTCAAGGGCGACCCGCAGCAGACGGTCTACAACCATTACGACAGCCCGTGCAGCCAGTTCAGCGCCGGGGTCTGGGAAGGCGAGCCGGGCCAATGGGCGGTGAGCTACACCGAGCATGAATACTGCGAGATCGTCCACGGCGTGTCTGTGCTGCGCGATGAGCAAGGGCAGGGCAAGACTTTGCGCGCCGGTGATCGCTTCGTGATTCCGGCGGGCTTCAAGGGCACCTGGGAGGTGCTGGAAAGCTGCCGCAAGATTTATGTGATCTTCGAGGCGAAAATATAA
- the ycaC gene encoding isochorismate family cysteine hydrolase YcaC, translating into MANFTYNRLNKDDAAVLLIDHQTGLISLVQDFSPNEFKNNVLALGDLAKFFELPTILTTSFEQGPNGPLVPELKEQFPDAPYIARPGQINAWDNEDFVKAIKATGRKQLIIAGVVTDVCVTFPVLSALEEGFEVFVVTDASGTFNETVQQAAWNRMSQAGAQLMNWFSVACELHRDWRNDIEGLGNLLSQRIPNYRNLMNSYSALSAR; encoded by the coding sequence ATGGCCAACTTCACCTACAACCGCCTGAACAAAGACGACGCCGCTGTACTGCTGATCGACCACCAGACCGGCCTGATCTCGCTGGTGCAGGACTTCTCGCCCAACGAGTTCAAGAACAACGTGCTGGCGTTGGGTGACCTGGCCAAGTTCTTCGAGCTGCCAACCATCCTCACCACCAGCTTCGAGCAAGGCCCCAACGGCCCGCTGGTGCCGGAGCTCAAAGAGCAGTTCCCGGATGCGCCGTACATCGCCCGCCCTGGCCAGATCAACGCCTGGGACAACGAAGATTTCGTCAAGGCGATCAAGGCCACCGGCCGCAAGCAACTGATCATCGCCGGTGTCGTCACCGACGTGTGCGTGACCTTCCCGGTGCTGTCGGCCCTGGAAGAAGGTTTTGAAGTGTTTGTGGTGACCGATGCTTCCGGCACCTTCAATGAAACCGTGCAACAGGCCGCGTGGAACCGCATGAGCCAGGCTGGCGCCCAACTGATGAACTGGTTCTCGGTAGCCTGTGAGCTGCACCGCGACTGGCGCAACGACATCGAAGGCTTGGGTAACCTGCTGAGCCAGCGTATTCCCAACTACCGCAACCTGATGAACAGCTACTCGGCGCTGAGTGCGCGCTGA
- the dut gene encoding dUTP diphosphatase, whose translation MHALQAKILDPRIGSDFPLPAYATSGSAGLDLRAMLQQDTVLEPGQTLLIPTGLSIYVEDPGLAALILPRSGLGHKHGIVLGNLVGLIDSDYQGELMVSCWNRGQTPFTIAVGERIAQLVLVPVVQARFELVEEFQQTQRGAGGFGHSGSH comes from the coding sequence ATGCACGCTCTACAAGCCAAGATCCTCGACCCCCGCATTGGCAGCGACTTCCCTCTTCCGGCCTACGCCACCAGCGGCTCGGCTGGCCTTGACCTGCGCGCCATGCTGCAGCAGGACACCGTGCTGGAGCCCGGCCAGACCCTGCTGATTCCCACTGGCCTGTCGATCTACGTCGAAGACCCGGGCCTGGCCGCGCTGATTCTGCCGCGTTCGGGGCTGGGCCATAAGCACGGCATCGTGCTGGGCAACCTGGTCGGCCTGATCGACTCCGATTATCAGGGCGAACTGATGGTCTCGTGCTGGAACCGCGGCCAGACTCCGTTCACCATCGCGGTTGGCGAGCGCATCGCGCAGTTGGTGCTGGTGCCGGTGGTGCAGGCCCGTTTCGAGCTGGTCGAGGAGTTCCAGCAGACCCAGCGCGGTGCCGGCGGCTTCGGTCACTCAGGCAGTCATTGA
- the radC gene encoding RadC family protein, producing the protein MSIRDWPAAERPRERLLSMGAQSLSDAELLAIFLRTGVSGKSAVDLARHLLSEFGSLRALLEADLDAFSSHLGLGPAKFSQLQAVLEMARRHLAESVRHASALENPQQVRTYLKSQLRHEPHEVFACLFLDSKHRVQAFEVLFHGTINAAYVHPRQVVKRALAHNSASLILCHNHPSGVSEPSRADIELTKRLMESLALVDVVVLDHVIVGEGEPLSLVERGLM; encoded by the coding sequence ATGAGTATCCGCGACTGGCCTGCTGCGGAGCGTCCGCGCGAGCGTCTGCTGAGCATGGGCGCGCAGAGCCTTTCCGATGCAGAACTGCTGGCCATTTTCCTGCGCACCGGCGTCTCAGGCAAAAGTGCCGTCGATCTGGCCCGGCATCTGTTGAGTGAATTCGGCAGCCTGCGCGCGTTGCTGGAGGCCGACCTCGATGCCTTCAGTTCACACCTGGGGCTTGGCCCGGCGAAGTTCTCCCAACTTCAGGCGGTGCTGGAAATGGCCCGTCGGCACCTGGCTGAAAGCGTCCGCCATGCGTCGGCGCTGGAAAACCCGCAGCAGGTTCGCACCTATCTGAAATCACAGCTGCGCCATGAGCCTCACGAAGTGTTCGCCTGCCTGTTTCTCGACAGCAAGCATCGCGTGCAGGCGTTCGAGGTACTGTTCCATGGAACGATCAATGCGGCCTATGTTCACCCGCGCCAGGTGGTCAAACGCGCCCTGGCACACAATTCGGCCAGCCTGATCCTGTGCCATAACCACCCCTCCGGGGTCAGCGAGCCAAGCCGGGCCGACATCGAGCTGACCAAGCGCCTTATGGAGTCGCTGGCACTGGTGGATGTGGTGGTGCTCGACCATGTGATCGTCGGAGAGGGCGAGCCGTTGTCACTGGTGGAGCGCGGGCTGATGTAG
- a CDS encoding ATP-binding protein, with protein sequence MRRFLQRLWPKTLFAQLLVIMVFGVLGIQLASSSIWFDVRFAQVLEAPVRLMARDTAAIIEQIDCRAPEQLQVRTHYQLRCLSDAPPRVPGGEPSRAQRRIELLLGQALRIETGRDYPLRLLSATLTDTQGQPIVWHSLFGLRTAQAHLRFALQLPDQRWLHVEAQEMQGWSGESAWVLIADYLLRVYALRILAVLVICLVAVRLCLRPLKRLGEAAMALGDNLEQPPLTIEGSQEVRQAALAFNSMQQRLKAMLDDQAYFLAAVSHDLRTPLTRMRLLIERVSEERPRERLRHNIVEMERMIAQVLDYLQSAEKHTVQPVDIDELLARLCDELCSAEEPLPVSGRGGVVQVNELLLQRCLQNLLSNALRYARQVSLNVQSDDQHLHIEILDRGPGIAEQQLPTITDPFVRGEASRNQRSGGYGLGLSIAKRIAMLHGGRLMLRNREAGGLSVSVLLPLHQPALHQ encoded by the coding sequence ATGCGGCGCTTTCTGCAAAGGCTATGGCCCAAAACCCTGTTCGCCCAGTTGCTGGTGATCATGGTTTTTGGGGTGCTGGGCATTCAGCTGGCATCGAGCAGTATCTGGTTCGATGTGCGTTTTGCGCAGGTTCTGGAAGCGCCCGTACGGCTTATGGCGCGTGACACTGCGGCGATCATCGAGCAGATTGACTGCCGTGCGCCCGAACAGCTTCAGGTTCGCACCCATTACCAGTTGCGCTGCCTGTCAGATGCACCGCCCCGTGTGCCCGGCGGTGAACCCAGCCGCGCCCAGCGGCGCATTGAATTACTGCTCGGTCAGGCGTTGCGCATTGAAACCGGACGCGATTACCCGCTGCGCCTGCTCAGCGCGACCTTGACCGATACGCAGGGCCAGCCGATCGTTTGGCATAGCCTGTTCGGCCTGCGCACCGCCCAGGCGCATCTGCGCTTTGCGCTCCAGCTGCCGGACCAGCGCTGGCTGCACGTCGAGGCGCAGGAAATGCAGGGCTGGAGCGGCGAGTCGGCATGGGTGCTGATCGCCGATTATCTGTTGCGGGTGTATGCCCTGCGCATTCTGGCCGTGCTGGTGATCTGTCTGGTGGCGGTGCGTCTGTGCCTGCGCCCGCTCAAGCGTCTGGGCGAGGCTGCCATGGCGCTGGGCGACAACCTCGAACAGCCACCCTTGACCATCGAAGGCTCGCAAGAGGTTCGCCAGGCCGCGCTGGCCTTCAACAGCATGCAGCAGCGGCTCAAAGCCATGCTCGATGACCAGGCCTATTTCCTGGCAGCTGTATCCCACGACCTGCGTACCCCGCTGACCCGCATGCGTCTGCTGATCGAGCGGGTCAGCGAAGAGCGTCCTCGCGAGCGGCTGCGGCACAATATTGTCGAAATGGAGCGCATGATCGCCCAGGTGCTCGATTATTTGCAGAGCGCCGAGAAACACACCGTGCAGCCTGTCGATATCGACGAGCTGCTCGCTCGCTTGTGCGATGAGCTGTGCAGCGCTGAGGAACCCTTGCCGGTCAGCGGACGTGGCGGCGTGGTGCAGGTCAATGAGCTGTTGCTGCAACGTTGCCTGCAAAACCTGCTGAGCAATGCCTTGCGCTATGCCCGGCAGGTCAGTCTCAACGTGCAATCGGACGACCAGCACCTGCACATCGAGATCCTCGACCGCGGCCCCGGCATTGCCGAGCAACAGCTGCCAACCATCACCGACCCGTTCGTACGTGGTGAAGCCTCACGCAACCAGCGTTCCGGCGGCTACGGTCTGGGCCTGAGCATCGCCAAGCGCATCGCCATGCTGCATGGCGGCCGGCTGATGCTGCGTAACCGCGAGGCTGGCGGGCTTTCGGTCAGTGTGCTCCTGCCGCTACATCAGCCCGCGCTCCACCAGTGA
- the coaBC gene encoding bifunctional phosphopantothenoylcysteine decarboxylase/phosphopantothenate--cysteine ligase CoaBC, which produces MQRLYRKRIVLGVGGGIAAYKSAELVRRLRDQGAEVRVVMTKGGAEFITPLTMQALSGHPVHLELLDPAAEAAMGHIELARWADLILIAPATADLIARLAQGIANDLLTTIVLATDATVAIAPAMNQAMWRDSSVQANTRQLEERGWKVFGPASGSQACGDVGFGRMLEPGELAMCAAECFQRLSLTGQHVVITAGPTQENIDPVRYITNHSSGKMGLALAEAAVEAGARVTLITGPVSLPTPDRVTRIDVVSARDMLAACEAAIPCDLFIASAAVADYRPEVVAPHKLKKDPSTGDGLLLQMVRNPDILATIATRPDRPFSVGFAAETEHLLDYAARKLKDKNLDLIVANDVANPSIGFNSEENACSVIDRALHATLFAQTSKGKIARQLISFIAERMNQV; this is translated from the coding sequence ATGCAGCGGCTGTATCGAAAACGCATCGTTCTGGGCGTCGGCGGCGGCATCGCGGCCTACAAAAGCGCCGAACTGGTCCGCCGCTTGCGCGACCAGGGGGCCGAAGTGCGGGTCGTCATGACCAAGGGCGGAGCGGAGTTCATCACCCCTCTGACCATGCAGGCGCTCTCGGGACACCCCGTCCATCTGGAGCTGCTCGACCCGGCGGCAGAAGCCGCGATGGGGCATATCGAGCTGGCCCGCTGGGCGGACCTGATTCTCATCGCCCCGGCAACCGCTGACCTGATCGCCCGCCTGGCCCAGGGCATCGCCAATGACCTGTTGACCACTATTGTGCTGGCCACCGACGCCACCGTGGCGATTGCGCCGGCGATGAACCAGGCCATGTGGCGCGACAGCTCGGTGCAGGCCAACACACGGCAGCTCGAAGAGCGCGGCTGGAAAGTGTTCGGCCCGGCATCGGGCAGCCAGGCCTGCGGCGACGTGGGGTTTGGCCGGATGCTCGAGCCCGGCGAGCTGGCGATGTGCGCCGCCGAGTGCTTCCAGCGCCTGAGCCTGACCGGCCAGCACGTGGTGATCACTGCCGGGCCCACTCAGGAAAATATCGACCCGGTGCGTTACATCACCAACCACAGCTCCGGCAAGATGGGCCTTGCCCTGGCCGAAGCGGCCGTGGAAGCCGGCGCGCGGGTGACACTGATCACAGGTCCCGTCAGCCTGCCGACGCCGGACCGGGTCACGCGCATTGACGTGGTCAGCGCCCGCGACATGCTGGCCGCCTGCGAAGCAGCGATTCCGTGCGATCTGTTCATTGCCTCGGCCGCCGTGGCCGACTACCGCCCGGAAGTGGTCGCCCCGCACAAACTCAAGAAAGACCCCAGCACCGGCGACGGCCTGTTGCTGCAGATGGTCCGTAACCCCGACATCCTGGCGACCATCGCGACCCGCCCGGATCGTCCGTTCAGTGTCGGTTTTGCCGCCGAGACCGAGCATTTGCTCGACTATGCTGCACGCAAGCTCAAGGACAAGAATCTCGATCTGATTGTCGCCAACGATGTCGCCAACCCCAGCATCGGCTTCAATAGTGAAGAAAACGCCTGCAGCGTGATCGACCGGGCGTTGCATGCAACGCTCTTTGCCCAGACCAGCAAAGGCAAGATTGCCCGCCAGCTGATCTCTTTTATCGCCGAACGCATGAATCAGGTTTAA
- a CDS encoding response regulator: MECNERDTSPPGLPPQSGETLLVVDDDDEIRELLCDYLSEAGYRVLAAADGQQMWQCLREQTVDLLILDLMLPGEDGLSLCRQLPRDSSMGVIMLSARGAALDRVIGLEVGADDYLAKPFEPRELLARIKAVLRRATRLAPESPARPDKTQHFAGYRLDHARRELTLPDQRQLPLPRSDYRVLSELLNAHEEVLTREQLTRSAFGRAYQPDDRSVDMCISRLRQSFKSDERASVQIVTIRNEGYLLSITGPAS; encoded by the coding sequence ATGGAATGTAATGAGCGCGACACCTCGCCGCCCGGATTGCCACCACAATCAGGCGAAACCTTGCTGGTGGTCGATGATGATGACGAGATCCGCGAGCTGCTCTGCGACTACCTCAGCGAGGCCGGTTATCGTGTGTTGGCGGCTGCCGACGGTCAGCAGATGTGGCAGTGTCTGCGTGAGCAGACCGTAGACCTGTTGATCCTGGACCTGATGCTGCCCGGCGAGGACGGCCTGAGCCTGTGCCGCCAATTGCCACGCGATTCGAGCATGGGCGTGATCATGCTGTCGGCCCGGGGCGCAGCGCTGGACCGGGTGATCGGCCTGGAGGTCGGTGCCGACGACTACCTGGCCAAGCCGTTCGAGCCCCGTGAGTTGCTGGCGCGAATCAAGGCCGTGCTGCGGCGCGCGACGCGCCTGGCCCCCGAGTCCCCTGCCCGCCCGGACAAGACTCAGCACTTTGCCGGCTACCGGCTCGACCACGCCCGCCGCGAACTGACCCTGCCGGACCAGCGCCAGTTGCCGTTGCCACGCTCCGATTACCGTGTGCTCAGCGAGTTGCTCAATGCCCATGAAGAAGTGCTGACCCGTGAGCAGCTCACCCGCAGCGCCTTCGGCCGCGCCTATCAGCCCGACGACCGCTCGGTGGACATGTGCATCAGCCGGCTGCGTCAGTCATTCAAAAGCGATGAGCGTGCCAGCGTGCAGATTGTCACCATTCGCAATGAAGGCTATCTGTTGAGCATCACCGGTCCCGCGTCCTGA
- a CDS encoding TonB-dependent siderophore receptor: MTHLGSTSSTILHLPANPTDIFTLKRSNVLIGLGLSALIASHSVNAADAVELNAIDVRDSAYTEQDATGQAGYTVKSTSSSTGLKLTPRQTPQSVTTITQEQMTDRNITNMEQALDAAPGVSMSKLEVGGRTEYRARGYAISNWKVDGLQYPGGSDFSGAGSSLNMDMYERMDVVRGANGLLGGTGDPSATVNLIRKRPTREFGGSAYVTYGSWDKARLGADLNLPLSEDGRLRSRFVVSQQEANSFRDEQSDRSRAALANVEFDLDDATTLGAGFQYEYYKIVGGGWGANIPIWYGDGSKTDLPRSTNVVPSWSFGEYTTRTAFGSLTHRFDNDWTLNVNLAQTTTDALNHRGLAKVNSSSGGNYVGYFNRDGSGAVLNGLHSSTDTTQQSGQIDLSGPFQLFGRTHQAMFGYNDSRTVAWSPQYSCTMSSALRTSAPALGCQFRGNNGFALSDWRNGVNDDYYIDARQTGLHSKTTTRLQGMYAATRISITDPLSVIAGVRTSNYDAVTIATSGARSSQSENGIVTPYLGAVYDLNDNYSLYASYTDIFTPQTQEDAGGSKIEPIRGKSYETGIKGEWFDGRLNAQAAYFRTQQDNKAVTDGASLTPTGAQAYKAGSGVETNGIDLEVAGAITPNWNVYGGYTWLHFRRLDSDGRSDPSHLFKLSTTYHLSGALDRLTVGTGVTAQTNIRALSTPAGQPTNGVSRSASDVNWSGYAIWNAMARYDITDDTALTLNANNLFDKHYFTRYGFYAGAIYGDPRSLSLTLRTQF, encoded by the coding sequence ATGACTCACTTGGGCAGCACCTCTTCTACCATCCTCCATCTCCCTGCCAACCCTACCGACATTTTCACCCTCAAGCGCTCTAACGTGCTGATCGGCCTGGGCCTGAGCGCACTGATTGCCAGTCACAGTGTTAACGCGGCCGACGCTGTCGAACTCAACGCCATTGATGTCCGCGACAGCGCCTACACCGAACAGGATGCCACCGGCCAGGCCGGTTACACGGTTAAAAGCACCAGCAGTTCCACCGGCCTTAAGCTGACCCCAAGGCAGACCCCGCAGTCGGTGACCACCATCACTCAGGAGCAGATGACCGACCGCAATATCACCAATATGGAGCAGGCACTGGACGCCGCGCCGGGGGTGAGCATGAGCAAGCTGGAGGTCGGCGGGCGTACCGAGTACCGCGCCCGTGGCTACGCCATCAGCAACTGGAAGGTCGATGGCCTGCAGTATCCGGGGGGGTCGGATTTCAGCGGCGCCGGTTCGTCGCTGAACATGGACATGTACGAGCGCATGGACGTGGTCCGCGGCGCCAACGGCCTGTTGGGCGGCACCGGAGATCCGTCAGCCACCGTCAACCTGATCCGCAAGCGTCCGACCCGCGAGTTCGGCGGCAGCGCCTACGTGACCTATGGCAGTTGGGACAAGGCCCGCCTGGGCGCCGACCTGAACCTGCCGCTGTCGGAAGATGGTCGTCTGCGTTCGCGCTTTGTGGTTTCCCAGCAGGAGGCCAACTCGTTCCGCGACGAGCAGTCCGACCGCTCGCGGGCAGCGCTGGCCAATGTCGAGTTCGATCTGGATGACGCCACCACCCTTGGCGCCGGCTTTCAGTATGAGTATTACAAGATTGTCGGCGGCGGCTGGGGTGCCAATATCCCGATCTGGTACGGTGACGGCAGCAAGACCGACCTGCCGCGCAGCACCAACGTGGTGCCGAGCTGGAGCTTTGGCGAGTACACCACCCGTACCGCGTTCGGCTCGCTGACCCATCGCTTCGACAATGACTGGACCCTGAACGTCAATCTGGCGCAGACCACCACCGACGCCCTTAACCACCGCGGCCTGGCCAAGGTCAACTCGTCGTCGGGCGGCAATTATGTCGGTTACTTCAACCGCGATGGCAGCGGTGCGGTACTCAATGGCCTGCACAGCTCGACTGACACCACTCAACAGTCCGGCCAGATTGATCTGAGCGGCCCGTTCCAGCTGTTCGGCCGTACCCATCAGGCGATGTTCGGCTACAACGACAGCCGCACCGTGGCCTGGTCGCCGCAATACAGCTGCACCATGTCCAGCGCCCTGCGCACCAGTGCGCCAGCGCTGGGCTGCCAGTTCCGTGGCAACAACGGTTTTGCGCTCAGCGACTGGCGCAACGGGGTAAATGACGATTACTACATCGATGCCCGCCAGACCGGCCTGCACAGCAAGACCACCACGCGCCTGCAGGGTATGTATGCGGCAACCCGGATCAGCATCACCGATCCGCTGTCGGTGATTGCCGGGGTGCGCACCAGCAACTATGACGCAGTGACCATCGCCACCTCCGGGGCACGCAGCAGCCAGAGCGAGAACGGTATCGTCACCCCATATCTGGGCGCGGTGTATGACCTCAATGACAACTACTCGCTGTATGCCAGCTATACCGACATTTTCACCCCGCAGACTCAGGAAGACGCCGGCGGCAGCAAGATCGAGCCGATTCGTGGCAAGAGCTACGAAACCGGGATCAAGGGTGAGTGGTTCGACGGTCGCCTGAATGCCCAGGCTGCGTATTTCCGCACCCAGCAGGACAACAAGGCCGTTACCGATGGCGCCAGCCTGACCCCGACCGGCGCGCAGGCCTACAAGGCCGGCTCCGGGGTGGAAACCAACGGTATCGATCTGGAAGTGGCCGGGGCGATCACGCCGAACTGGAACGTCTACGGCGGCTACACCTGGCTGCACTTTCGGCGCCTCGATTCCGACGGCCGCAGTGACCCTTCGCACCTGTTCAAACTGTCGACCACCTACCACCTGTCTGGCGCGCTGGATCGTCTGACCGTGGGTACCGGTGTGACTGCACAGACCAACATCCGCGCACTGTCGACCCCGGCCGGCCAGCCCACCAACGGCGTGAGCCGCAGCGCCAGCGACGTCAACTGGTCCGGTTATGCGATCTGGAATGCCATGGCCCGCTATGACATCACGGACGACACCGCACTGACCCTGAACGCCAACAACCTGTTCGACAAGCACTACTTCACCCGCTATGGCTTCTATGCCGGGGCGATCTACGGTGATCCTCGCAGCCTGTCGCTGACCCTGCGGACCCAGTTCTGA
- a CDS encoding ABC transporter substrate-binding protein: protein MRLAALPLLFAPLLMPAMAQAANLVVCTEASPEGFDVVQYNSLTTTNASADVLMNRLVDFDAQSARLVPSLAESWSVSADGLTYDFKLRNGVKFHSTEYFKPSRELNADDVLFSFNRMLDAQNPWHKIAQSGFPHAQSMQLPALIKKIEAPDPHTVRFVLNRADATFLATLSMGFASIYSAEYTAQLLKAGTPEKLNTQPVGTGPFVFKRFQKDAVVRYAGNPDYFAGKPAIDTLVYAITTDANVRLQKVKRNECQIALSPKPLDIQAANEDKNLKVEKTEAFMTAFVAINSQHPPFDKAEVRQAVNLAFDKANYLKAVFEGTAESAAGPYPPNTWSYAKDLPGYAHDIAKAKTLVAKAGVKEGTRTTIWTRPSGSLLNPNPSLGAQLLQADLKQIGIDAEIKIIEWGELIRRAKAGEHDLLFMGWAGDNGDPDNFLTPQFSCAAVQSGTNFARYCDKTLDKLISDGKATSDQAARSKLYEQAQAQIQQQALWLPLAHPTAAVLTRKEVSGYQVNPFGRQDFYKVQVK from the coding sequence ATGCGCCTAGCTGCACTCCCGTTGTTGTTCGCCCCGCTGTTGATGCCGGCCATGGCCCAGGCCGCCAACCTCGTCGTTTGCACCGAAGCCAGCCCCGAGGGCTTCGATGTCGTGCAATACAACTCGTTGACCACCACCAATGCCTCGGCTGATGTGCTGATGAACCGCCTGGTGGATTTCGACGCCCAAAGCGCCAGGCTGGTCCCGAGCCTGGCTGAAAGCTGGAGCGTCTCGGCCGATGGCCTGACTTATGACTTCAAACTGCGCAACGGGGTCAAGTTTCACAGCACCGAATACTTCAAGCCGAGCCGTGAGCTCAATGCCGATGACGTGCTGTTCAGTTTCAACCGGATGCTCGATGCGCAGAACCCATGGCACAAGATCGCCCAAAGTGGCTTTCCGCATGCCCAATCGATGCAGTTGCCTGCACTGATCAAGAAGATCGAAGCGCCCGACCCGCATACCGTACGCTTTGTGCTGAACCGCGCCGACGCCACCTTCCTGGCCACCTTGAGCATGGGCTTCGCCTCGATCTACTCGGCTGAATACACCGCGCAACTGCTCAAGGCCGGTACTCCGGAGAAACTCAACACCCAGCCGGTCGGTACCGGCCCGTTCGTGTTCAAACGCTTCCAGAAAGATGCCGTGGTGCGCTATGCCGGCAACCCGGACTACTTCGCCGGCAAGCCGGCCATCGACACCTTGGTCTATGCGATTACCACCGACGCCAACGTGCGTTTGCAGAAGGTGAAACGCAACGAGTGCCAGATCGCCCTGTCGCCCAAACCGCTGGATATCCAGGCCGCCAACGAGGACAAGAATCTCAAGGTCGAAAAGACCGAGGCCTTCATGACCGCTTTCGTGGCGATCAACAGCCAGCATCCGCCTTTTGACAAAGCCGAGGTACGCCAGGCCGTGAATCTGGCCTTCGACAAGGCCAACTACCTCAAGGCGGTGTTTGAAGGCACCGCCGAGAGCGCCGCCGGCCCTTACCCACCCAATACCTGGAGCTATGCCAAGGACCTGCCCGGCTACGCCCACGATATCGCCAAAGCCAAGACACTGGTGGCCAAGGCCGGGGTGAAGGAAGGCACCAGAACCACGATCTGGACCCGGCCATCGGGCAGCCTGCTCAACCCTAACCCGTCGCTGGGCGCCCAACTGCTGCAGGCAGACCTGAAGCAGATCGGTATTGATGCCGAGATCAAGATCATTGAATGGGGCGAGCTGATCCGCCGCGCCAAGGCCGGTGAGCATGACCTGCTGTTCATGGGTTGGGCGGGCGATAATGGCGACCCGGACAACTTCCTGACCCCGCAATTCTCTTGCGCTGCGGTGCAGTCGGGCACCAACTTCGCCCGCTACTGCGACAAGACCCTCGACAAGCTGATCAGCGATGGCAAGGCCACCAGCGACCAGGCTGCGCGCAGCAAGCTCTATGAGCAGGCGCAGGCGCAGATCCAGCAACAAGCCCTGTGGCTGCCTCTGGCGCACCCTACCGCCGCTGTACTGACCCGTAAGGAGGTCAGCGGCTATCAGGTCAACCCGTTTGGTCGTCAGGACTTCTACAAGGTACAGGTGAAGTAA
- the rpmG gene encoding 50S ribosomal protein L33 produces MRELIRLISSAGTGHFYTTDKNKRTTPDKIEIKKYDPVVRKHVIYKEGKIK; encoded by the coding sequence ATGCGTGAATTGATTCGTTTGATTTCGAGCGCCGGTACTGGTCACTTTTACACTACCGACAAAAACAAGCGTACTACTCCCGACAAGATCGAGATCAAGAAGTACGATCCTGTTGTGCGCAAGCACGTGATCTACAAGGAAGGCAAGATCAAGTAA